The following nucleotide sequence is from Deinococcus proteolyticus MRP.
TGGAGCGCAGGAGTTCCAGCCGCGCTGCACCGGGGCCACCTGGCCCGGCGTGGTCGCCGTCTGGGCCTGGGCGCCGCCGAGGGCCACCAGGCCCGCCGTCAACAGTCCAACCATCCATCTCATGCTGCCTTTATACAAAGGGGGGCCGCACGACTCTGTCACAGGTCTGTTTGGCGTTACAGGTTGTGGGGCCTGCGCCCCCTACAATGCCTGCCATGACCACGCCACTGACCGTTCAGGTGCTGCTGTTCGCCCATCTCAGCCGCCAGGTGCCGCAGCCCGAGTTCAGCGTGCAGCTGCCGGCCGGAGCCACCGTGCGCGACCTGGCGCGGCAGCTGCAAGAGCAGCATGGCCTGGACCTGAGCGGCTGTATGGCCGCCGTGAATGAGAACTACGCCGCGCCCAGCACTGCCCTGCAGGCCGGGGACGAGGTGGCATTCCTGCCGCCCGTGGCCGGCGGCTCAGGCGAGCCGGATTCCGGCCCGCTGACGTTTGCCGAGGTGACTGCCGAGCCGCTAAGCCTGCAGGCGGCCGAGCAGTTTCTGGTGCGTCCCCGCTACGGCGCGCAGAGCTACTTCGTGGGCACGGTGCGCTCGCCCAACCGGGGCCAGGCCGTAACCCTGATCGAGTACGAGGCGTACGCCAGCATGGCGCAGAAGGTGCTGCATGAGGCCGCCGCCCAGGCCCGCCAGCGCTTCGGCGGCGAGGACGGTGACCTGGCCGTGTACCTGGTTCACCGCGTGGGCCGCCTGCAACCGGCCGAGGCCAGCATTGTGATTGGAGTGGGGAGCCCCCACCGCCGCGCCGCCCTGGAAGCCACCGACTGGCTGATTGAGCATGTCAAGGCCGTGATTCCAGTGTGGAAGCTCGAAGAGCTGGAGGACGGGCAGCGCTGGGTGGAAGGGGTGAGCCCGGCAGAAACCCTGTAAACGGAAACCCTGTAAGCAGGGCCTTGTGAGGGGCGTGCGGCCAGCGGCTGCTCCGGTCTAAATCCGCTGCGTCCCGCCTGGGCGTCGTTCCTCCGGCAGCGGCTGGCGTGCAAAGCTGGCAGCCAGCACCGCTCCCGAGAGGTTGTGCCACACCGCTGCTACAGCGGCAGGCAGAGCGGCCAGCGGCGAGAAGTGCAGCGTGGACAGCGAGGCGGCCAGGCCTGAGTTCTGCATTCCTACCTCGAACGCCAGCGTACGCTGCGCGGCGGCATTCAGGCCCATCATCCGGCCTACCAGGTAGCCCAGCAGCAGACCCAGGCCGTTGTGCAGGACCACCGCGACCAGCACCAGCAGGCCCGCCGCCGCCAGCCGCTCGGCCGAACCGCCCACAATCACCGCCACAATCAGACTGATGGCCGCTGTAGACAGCCAGGGCAGCAGCGGCTGCACTGCTGTGGTGCCCCGCGCAAAGAACACCCGCACCGTCACACCCAGAACGACCGGCAGCAGTACCGTCTTGAGGATAGAAACCATCAGGGTGGTGAACCCCACCTCGGTCGCCTCGCCCATCAGCCACAGTGTCAGCAGCGGGGTCATCAGGGGCGCCAGCAGGGTCGAAGCCGTGGTCAGCGACACCGACAGGGCCACGTCGCCGCGGGCCAGGTAGGTCACCACGTTGGACGCCGTGCCTCCGGGGACACAGCCCAGCAGAATCACCCCAGCGGCCAGTTCGGGGGGCAGGTTCAGCGCCCGCGCTACGGCCCAGGCCAGCAGCGGCATGATGACGTACTGGGCCGCCACCCCGGCCGCGACAATCAGCGGCTGCCGGGCAATGCGGGCAAAGTCCGGCAGTGTGAGCGTAGCTCCCATAAAAAACATGATCAGTCCCAGGCCCCAGGGAATCAGCGGAGCCAGCGGCCTGAAGGTGCCTGGCAGCAGGTAGCCCAGCAGCCCGCTGAGCAGCACCAGGACCGGAAACAACGTGACGGCCAGCCGCTGGGCGCGGTCCGGTGCGGAGGCGCTCGGCTGATCTGCAGGCAGCGTCATACGCCGACTCCCCGGCCAGGGTGCGGAAGCCTGCAAGTAGAAGTAGGAACGGACAGAGTTTGGTCCAGGGTCATGGTCGCCTCCAGTCTTGTATCTCCCGTCAGTGTAAGTGTTGGGAAGACTATGCGTGCGTTATGCAGAGACCGGAACAGAGCAACCGTTTGGAATGGCTGGGCGACAATCAGCTGACAGATGCAGAGAGACTGCAGCCTGACTCCAGCAGCATGGCATGAGCTCAGAAACGGCTGTGAAACCAGAGCCAAGAAAAGGCCGGTAGTGGCTGCATCAACGTGACAAGTTGTATCGGTGGAAGGCCAGAGTCAGGCTGGCTTCGAGCATTTCGTCCGTCTTCGAGAAAGACAACGACTTACGAACAAGCCGACCCAGCCGCTGTCTCAGCGTGCAGTTCAATCGTTCGACATGATTCGTTTCTCCCTTCCGGGTTAGCCGCTTTACCCCCAAGAGCGGTTCATCGTAGGCTCGCCACAGATCGGTGCAAAACGTCCCTTTCAGTCGCTGCTCAAGGGACAATGGTAAGCGTTCCCAGAGCTTGAACGCTGTTTGCTCACTGCGGTCACCCAATACCCAGGCCAGCACCCTGCGGGTGCTGCGCTCCAGGGCAATCCAGATCCACCTCGTCTGTTTTTTCTTGGCAACGAAGGTCCACATTTCATCCAGCTCAATGACCACTTCTTCTGGAGGTGTCATGCAGACTGTACCAGTCTGCATCACTTCACGGGCCCCTTTTTTATCCACCGGATCACGGTGTTGCGGTGAACACCAAAGACGCGCTGTACTCCTCTCAGACTCATCCGCTCGTGGACAGCATCAAGAATTTGTTGCCGGGTCGCTTCACTGTGCGCTATAGGGCGGGCCTCCGGGTGGAAACGACGGCCACAACCCTTACATAAGTAGGTCTGGGTGCCATTTTTGGCCTTCCCATTTTTGACAGTGTGTGTGCTTTGACAGGCTGGGCACTCCGGCATCCTGTCAGTAGATCACGTTGGTACAGCCACTACCAAAAGGCCCCCCGGGTAGACCGGAGGGCACGGTTCTGAACGCTGGGCCTAAGCGTAGAGCTTAGTAGCGGGTGATCTTGGTGGCGGTGATGGTGTTGGTGGCGCTGTCGATCTCGCCTTCCACGGCGATGTCCTGGCCCATACGGTCTTCGCCGTAGAAGCCGTCCACGTCCCAGGCCTGGTCGCCGTCCATGTACTGCGTGTTGTCGTTCACGATGACGGTGTAGCTCTTGTCGCCTTCCATCATGGTGAAGGTGCGGCCGGTAGCGTCCCAGCTTTCCACCTTGCCTTCGATGCCGTCGCCGGCGGCCATATCGACTTCGTCGGCCACGTTGGCGTTGTCGTCGTTGGCCATGGTGCCGCTGACGGTGGCGTCGCTGGCCATGTCTTCGGTCATGGTGGTGCTGCTGTCAGTGCTGGTCACCGTTTCGGTGCTGGTATCGCTGGCGACTTCAGTGGTGGTGTCGCTCGCCACGGCGGTGGTGGTTTCCTCGGTGGTGGTGGTGCTCGTGGTGGTCTTGGTGTCGGTGGGCGAGCAGGCCATCAGGGCGGTGCTGGCCATCATCATCAGAAAAATCTTCTTCATGGCGCATATCTTGCTGCCTCACTCTCTGAGCAACATGAGAAAAATTGCAGCCGAATTCGCCTGCATAACAGATGTGAAGCGAGAAGGTCACAAAGTCCCACTTACATAAGTTTTGGAAGCTTAATTGTCGCCAATGCGAAAGCGCGGTGGCTGACGCTCCCTTGACATAACGTTCATTTTTGGGATACTACGTGCCGCAGGTCCCCTCTTGCCTTCCGAGTACGGCTGGCCTGGGAGGCTGGTCCAGCGACCGCAAACAGGAGACGGGGGCCAGCCTCCCAATATGTAAACCAGTATGTAAATACGGGTATGGGGAGGACCAGAAACGCGCCCTGGCCGCACTGCAGTACTGGCGCCGCAAGAGAGTTCCGGGCACCTCCCCGTGGGGGTGACGTGATCTCAGACGGCCCTGCTCTGACAGCTCTCTTTTTCTCCCTTGTCCTCTCCCCGGGCTTTACTGCTGTGTCTGCGGCTTTCCAGGCATACTGAGCACGTCGGTACCCATCCACTTCTCGCGGGCTGCAGGAAAACTTGGTTCCTGAGTTCCAGCCCTGAAAGGAAACTGTCATGACCCACACCCCCACGGCGCAGACCTCTGCCGCCCCGCCCCCACCCAGCCAGAAAAAGAGCGCCTTTAGCCGCCTGCAGGAAATCGGCAAGGCACTGATGCTGCCGGTGGCTGTGCTGCCCGCTGCCGGTATCCTGCTGGGCCTGGGCGCGGCCCTGAACGACCAGTCCTACACCTGGTACAACTCCATTCCCGAGTGGCTGCACTTCGTGGGCAAGCTGATGGTGGGCGCCTCCGACGTCATTTTCGGCAACCTGCCTATCATCTTCGCCATGGGTGTGGCCGTGGGCCTCAGCGGCGGCGCCGGCGTGGCCGCTCTGGCCGCACTGGTGGGCTTCTTGGTGATGAACTCCACCATGAGCGCCTGGCTGGGCCTGGGCGACGCCGCCGCCTTCGACGCCGCCAAGGCCGCGCAGCCGGGCGGTTATGCCAACGTGCTGGGCATTCCCACCCTGCAGACCGGCGTGTTCGGCGGCATCATAATGGGGATTCTGGCGTCCTGGCTGTACAACCGCTACAAGGACATTCAGCTGCCTCAGTTCCTGGGATTCTTCGCAGGCCGCCGCTTCGTGCCGATCGTGACGGCCGCTTCGGCCATCTTCCTGGGGATTGCGCTCACCTACCTGTGGCCGCCTATTCAGCAGGCACTGAACGCCTTTTCCAACTTTGCTGTGCACGAGCAGCCCACCCTGGCCGCCGGCCTGTTCGGTTTCGTGAACCGCCTGCTGATTCCGTTCGGTCTGCACCACATCTGGTATCAGCCGTTTTGGTACATCGCGGGCGACTGGACCAACCCCGCGACCGGCGAAGTGGTGCAGGGCGACATGACCCGTTACCTGGCCGGCGACAAATCGGCCGGCACCTTCATGACCGGCTTTTTCCCCATCATGGGCTACGCGCTGCCGGCCGCCGCGCTCGCCATCTATCAGGAAGCCCGGCCTGAGCGCAAGGCGGCTGTGGGCGGCATCATGGTGTCGGCGGCGCTGACCTCCTTTCTGACCGGTATCACCGAGCCGATTGAGTTCGCGTTCATGTTCGTGGCTCCGGTGCTGTACGTGTTCCACGCTGCCATGACCGGCCTGAGCTTCTCGCTGATGCACCTGTTCAATATCCACGCCGGCTTTACCTTCTCGGGCGGCTTTATCGACTACATGTTGCTGTGGCCCAAGAGCACCAACGCCATTCTGGTGCCGCTGTTCGGCCTCGCCTTTGCCGCGATCTACTACGTGGTGTTCCGCTTCCTGATTCGCAAGATGAATCTGGCGACCCCTGGCCGCGAAGTCGAAGATGTGGCTGCGGCTGCCGCTGGTCCTGTGGTGGTTCCGGCGGGCGAGCGCGAAGAAGCCGTGGAAATCCTGCGCGCCTTCGGTGGCCCGGCCAACATCGCCAACCTAGACGCCTGCATTACCCGCCTGCGCGTGACCGTGAACGACAAGTCGCAGGTGAGCAAGGCCCGCTTGCAGCAGCTTGGCGCCGCCGGCGTGCTGGAGGTCGGCAACTCGGTGCAGGCCGTGTACGGCACCCGCTCCGACCGCATCAAGGAAACCATGCAGCAGGTGATTGCCCAGGGTGAATACACCGATGCCGCTCCCGCTGCGGTGGGCCAGCCGGTTGCCGCTCCGGTCGCTGCTCCTGCCACGGCCCCCGCACCCCAGCCGGTGCCCACCCAGGACCCGGTCAGTGCCTCGCACCCTGGCCTGCCCCGCGACTGGGTGATGCCCCTGAGCGGCCGCCTGGTGCCCCTGAGCGCCGTGCCCGACGAGGTGTTCAGCGGCGGCATGATGGGTCAGGGCTTTGCCATCGAGCCCGACAGCGGCGAAGTGCGCAGCCCCGTGACCGGCGAAGTGGTGACGCTGTTCCCCACCCATCACGCCATCGGCCTGCGCGCCGACAACGGCCTGGAAGTGCTGATCCATGTGGGTATCGACACCGTGAACCTGCAGGGTGAGGGCTTTGTCCCGCTGATCAAGCAGGGCGACCGTGTCACGGCCGGACAGACACTGCTGCGCGCCGACCTGGACGCCATTCGCGGCCGGGTGCCCAGCCTGGTGACGCCGGTCCTGTTTACCAATCTGGACGACAGCCAGCGCGTGGAAGTGGACGGTGCAGGCCAGGTCCGCATCCACTGATACCGGTGGCGGCTGAACCGCCCGAGTTCGCAGCGCATATCACCCGGCCCAATCGGCTCCTGACCCGGCTTCCCCTGTGGAGGCCGGGTTTTTGCCTGGCTCCTGGCGGTGGATCAGGGTGTGTAATGCGTCTCAGAGCCGCCCTGGCCGGTGCGCTATGCTCGGCAGATGGAACAGAACTTTATCGTGACCGACGAACACGGCCTGCACGCCCGCCCCGCCTCGGCAGTGGTGAAGGCAGCCACGCCCTTCGCGGCCGACTTGAAGCTGGTGGCCGGCGAGAAGGCCGTGAACCTCAAGAGCCTGATGAGTGTGCTGAGCATGGGCCTGACCAAAGGCAGTGCCTTTACGCTGCGCGCCGAAGGCGATGACGCCCAGCAGGCCCTGGATACCGTGGGGCAGGCGCTGGTGGACCAGGGTCTGGCGCAGCGTGCCTGAGCTGCTTCCCAACGAGCAGGCCAGCACCCGCAGCCCAGCGCAGGAAGCCACCGCGCTGGATGTGGCCCGCCGCCTGACCGGGATTGCCGCTTCTCCGGGCCTGGGTATCGGGCCGGCCTTCGTGCTGCGCCCGCCGGACCTGACCTTTCAGGCGCAGACCGAAGGAGCCGACGCGGCCGAACAGCAGGCCCGCTTTGCCGGGGCCCTGGAAAAAAGCCGCGCCGAGCTCAGCGAAGTGCGGGAGCGTACTGCCGAGAAGCTGGGCGAAGAGCACGCCGAGATTTTCGACGCTCACCTGCTGATGCTGGACGACCCCGAACTGCTGGAGCAGGTGGCCGCTGGGCTGCAGCAGGGCCAGAGCGCCGAAACCGCGCTGAGCCAGGTCTCCGACAGCTTCATTGCCGTGTTTGAGACGATGGACGACGAGTACATGCGCGAGCGGGCTGCCGACCTGCGCGATGTCCGCAACCGCGTGCTGGCGCACCTGCTGGGCCGTCCGCTGACTTCGCTGGGTGACCTGCGCGAGCCCGCCGTACTGGTGGCCCATGACCTGACCCCCAGTGACACCGCTGCGCTGGACCGCCAGCTGGTGCGCGGCATCGTCACGGCGGTGGGCGGGCGCACCAGTCACTCGGCCATCATGGCGCGGGGGCTGGGGCTGCCGGCGGTGGTGGGTGCCGGCGAGGCCGCGCTGACCATAGAGTCGGGCACGCCGCTGATCGTGGACGGCGAACTGGGCCGCGTGCTGGTGGAACCGGGCGAAAGTGCCCTGACCGAAGCCCAGAGCCGCGCCCAGGTCTATGCCGCACGCCGCGAGCGTCTGCTGGCACTGGTGGGCACCGAGGGCCGCACCCGCGACGGCGAGCGCGTTGAGCTGGCCGCCAACATCGGCAGCCCCGGCGACCTGCCGATTGCGCTGGAATACGGCGCCGAGGGCGTGGGGCTGTACCGCACCGAATTCCTGTATATGGCTGGGGACCGCCTGCCCACCGAGGAAGAGCAGTTCGCCGCCTACCGGCAGGTGCTGGAAGGTATGGGCGAAAAGCCGGTCATTATCCGCACGCTGGACATCGGCGGAGACAAGGCTGCGTCCTATCTGAACCTGCCTGCCGAGGACAACCCTTTCCTGGGCTTCCGGGCCATTCGGCTGTGCCTGGCGCGGCCCGACATCTTCCGGGTGCAGCTGCGTGCTCTGCTGCGGGCCAGCGCGCACGGCAATCTCAAAATCATGTTCCCGATGGTGGCGACCCTGGAGGAGTTCCGCCAGGCCCGCGCCCTGCTGGAAGAGGAGCGCGCCAAGTTGCAGGCCGAGGGCGTGCCGGTCGCCGAGCATATTCCGCTGGGCATGATGATTGAGGTGCCCGCCGCTGCGGTGCTGGCCGAAACCTTTGCCCGCGAGGCCGAGTTCTTCTCGGTGGGCAGTAACGACCTGATCGGCTATGCGATGGCCGCCGACCGCATGAACGAGCAGGTGTCGGGTCTGTATCAGCCGCTGAACCCCAGCGTGCTGAAGATGATTGCCCTGACTTGCGAGGGCGCCCGCAAGCACGGCCGCTGGGTGGGCGTGTGCGGCGAGATGGCCGGCGACCGTCTGGCGATGCCGCTGCTGGTGGGCATGGGCGTGACCGAGCTGAGCATGAGCGCTCCTGCGCTGCTTTCGCGGCGCGAACAGCTCCTGAACCTGGACCTGTCCCAGGCCCGTGAGGTGGCCGCCGAGGCGCTGACCCTGGGCACCGCCGCCGAGGTGGAAGCCCTGGTGCACCGGGCGTACGGCGAAGCGGTGGCCGCGCCGGCGACTGCCAGCCAATGAGCGAGGCCCTGGCCCCCGCCGGCTTCCCGCCTGGCCCCCCACTGGGGCTGGCCGGCTGGCTGGTGCTGCCCGGCGGGATTCAGTACGGCCGCCTGAGTTTCCGGGGCACCATCGAGGCTGTGGACGCGCTGCCGGAGCCGCTGGAGACGGGGCCGCGCCGCTATATTTTGCCCGGCTTCATCGACACCCATGTGCATGGCGGTGGCGGCGGCGACACGATGGACGGCGCAGCGGGCGTGCAGACCTTGGCCCGGCTGCACGCCCGCTGCGGCACCACCTCGCTGCTGCCCACCACCATGACCAACCCCTGGGACCGGGTGCTGGCCGCACTGCGCGGTGTGCGTGACGTGATGCGCCTGCAAGCCGAGCAGCGTGCGCAGGGACAGGCCCCCAGTGCAGCGCAGGTGCTGGGCGCCCACCTGGAAGGCCCCTTTATCAGCCCGGGCCGCCTGGGGGCGCAGCCGCCCTGTACGCTGGAGCCTACGCCGGAGCTGGTGCAGGAGGTGCTGGCGCTGGACTGCGTCCGCGCCGTCACCCTGGCTCCTGAAGTGCCAGGCGTGCCGGCGGCGGCACACACGCTGGCCGGGGCCGGAGTCCGTATCGGGGTGGGGCACACCCGCGCCGATGGTCCGGCGACTGCTGCCTTTCTGGAGGCGCTGGCCCCACTTGGCCGCTTGGCTGCCACCCACCTGTTCAATGCGATGGGCGGCATCGAGGGCCGGCAGCCGGGGCCAGCGGGGGCGCTGCTGGCCCACCCGGCTGTCTTTCCCGAAGTGATTTTTGACCTGCAACACGTGCATCCCCTCAGCTTGCAGCTGGCGCGGGCGGCTTGCCCGGACCGCGTGATGCTGATTACCGACGCCATGCGGGCCGCTGGCCTGGGCGACGGCGAAAGCGAGCTGGGC
It contains:
- the moaD gene encoding molybdopterin converting factor subunit 1 — encoded protein: MTTPLTVQVLLFAHLSRQVPQPEFSVQLPAGATVRDLARQLQEQHGLDLSGCMAAVNENYAAPSTALQAGDEVAFLPPVAGGSGEPDSGPLTFAEVTAEPLSLQAAEQFLVRPRYGAQSYFVGTVRSPNRGQAVTLIEYEAYASMAQKVLHEAAAQARQRFGGEDGDLAVYLVHRVGRLQPAEASIVIGVGSPHRRAALEATDWLIEHVKAVIPVWKLEELEDGQRWVEGVSPAETL
- a CDS encoding bile acid:sodium symporter family protein; the encoded protein is MTLPADQPSASAPDRAQRLAVTLFPVLVLLSGLLGYLLPGTFRPLAPLIPWGLGLIMFFMGATLTLPDFARIARQPLIVAAGVAAQYVIMPLLAWAVARALNLPPELAAGVILLGCVPGGTASNVVTYLARGDVALSVSLTTASTLLAPLMTPLLTLWLMGEATEVGFTTLMVSILKTVLLPVVLGVTVRVFFARGTTAVQPLLPWLSTAAISLIVAVIVGGSAERLAAAGLLVLVAVVLHNGLGLLLGYLVGRMMGLNAAAQRTLAFEVGMQNSGLAASLSTLHFSPLAALPAAVAAVWHNLSGAVLAASFARQPLPEERRPGGTQRI
- a CDS encoding IS1 family transposase (programmed frameshift); its protein translation is MPECPACQSTHTVKNGKAKNGTQTYLCKGCGRRFHPEARPIAHSEATRQQILDAVHERMSLRGVQRVFGVHRNTVIRWNKKGAREVMQTGTVCMTPPEEVVIELDEMWTFVAKKKQTRWIWIALERSTRRVLAWVLGDRSEQTAFKLWERLPLSLEQRLKGTFCTDLWRAYDEPLLGVKRLTRKGETNHVERLNCTLRQRLGRLVRKSLSFSKTDEMLEASLTLAFHRYNLSR
- the ptsG gene encoding glucose-specific PTS transporter subunit IIBC, which gives rise to MTHTPTAQTSAAPPPPSQKKSAFSRLQEIGKALMLPVAVLPAAGILLGLGAALNDQSYTWYNSIPEWLHFVGKLMVGASDVIFGNLPIIFAMGVAVGLSGGAGVAALAALVGFLVMNSTMSAWLGLGDAAAFDAAKAAQPGGYANVLGIPTLQTGVFGGIIMGILASWLYNRYKDIQLPQFLGFFAGRRFVPIVTAASAIFLGIALTYLWPPIQQALNAFSNFAVHEQPTLAAGLFGFVNRLLIPFGLHHIWYQPFWYIAGDWTNPATGEVVQGDMTRYLAGDKSAGTFMTGFFPIMGYALPAAALAIYQEARPERKAAVGGIMVSAALTSFLTGITEPIEFAFMFVAPVLYVFHAAMTGLSFSLMHLFNIHAGFTFSGGFIDYMLLWPKSTNAILVPLFGLAFAAIYYVVFRFLIRKMNLATPGREVEDVAAAAAGPVVVPAGEREEAVEILRAFGGPANIANLDACITRLRVTVNDKSQVSKARLQQLGAAGVLEVGNSVQAVYGTRSDRIKETMQQVIAQGEYTDAAPAAVGQPVAAPVAAPATAPAPQPVPTQDPVSASHPGLPRDWVMPLSGRLVPLSAVPDEVFSGGMMGQGFAIEPDSGEVRSPVTGEVVTLFPTHHAIGLRADNGLEVLIHVGIDTVNLQGEGFVPLIKQGDRVTAGQTLLRADLDAIRGRVPSLVTPVLFTNLDDSQRVEVDGAGQVRIH
- a CDS encoding HPr family phosphocarrier protein, producing MEQNFIVTDEHGLHARPASAVVKAATPFAADLKLVAGEKAVNLKSLMSVLSMGLTKGSAFTLRAEGDDAQQALDTVGQALVDQGLAQRA
- the ptsP gene encoding phosphoenolpyruvate--protein phosphotransferase; protein product: MPELLPNEQASTRSPAQEATALDVARRLTGIAASPGLGIGPAFVLRPPDLTFQAQTEGADAAEQQARFAGALEKSRAELSEVRERTAEKLGEEHAEIFDAHLLMLDDPELLEQVAAGLQQGQSAETALSQVSDSFIAVFETMDDEYMRERAADLRDVRNRVLAHLLGRPLTSLGDLREPAVLVAHDLTPSDTAALDRQLVRGIVTAVGGRTSHSAIMARGLGLPAVVGAGEAALTIESGTPLIVDGELGRVLVEPGESALTEAQSRAQVYAARRERLLALVGTEGRTRDGERVELAANIGSPGDLPIALEYGAEGVGLYRTEFLYMAGDRLPTEEEQFAAYRQVLEGMGEKPVIIRTLDIGGDKAASYLNLPAEDNPFLGFRAIRLCLARPDIFRVQLRALLRASAHGNLKIMFPMVATLEEFRQARALLEEERAKLQAEGVPVAEHIPLGMMIEVPAAAVLAETFAREAEFFSVGSNDLIGYAMAADRMNEQVSGLYQPLNPSVLKMIALTCEGARKHGRWVGVCGEMAGDRLAMPLLVGMGVTELSMSAPALLSRREQLLNLDLSQAREVAAEALTLGTAAEVEALVHRAYGEAVAAPATASQ
- the nagA gene encoding N-acetylglucosamine-6-phosphate deacetylase; amino-acid sequence: MSEALAPAGFPPGPPLGLAGWLVLPGGIQYGRLSFRGTIEAVDALPEPLETGPRRYILPGFIDTHVHGGGGGDTMDGAAGVQTLARLHARCGTTSLLPTTMTNPWDRVLAALRGVRDVMRLQAEQRAQGQAPSAAQVLGAHLEGPFISPGRLGAQPPCTLEPTPELVQEVLALDCVRAVTLAPEVPGVPAAAHTLAGAGVRIGVGHTRADGPATAAFLEALAPLGRLAATHLFNAMGGIEGRQPGPAGALLAHPAVFPEVIFDLQHVHPLSLQLARAACPDRVMLITDAMRAAGLGDGESELGGQGVTVRGGRATLADGTLAGSVLTMDQALRNAVAAGVPLHEASRMASAHPARSLGLTDRGELRGGQRADLVVLDETLQVLSVYIGGQQLAPVPLAPISP